In Streptomyces longhuiensis, the following proteins share a genomic window:
- a CDS encoding putative leader peptide, whose protein sequence is MDRAGIALVSRRHVDLCRMSSAMCPVS, encoded by the coding sequence ATGGATCGAGCTGGAATTGCCTTGGTGAGTCGGCGGCACGTCGATCTCTGCCGCATGTCCAGCGCCATGTGTCCGGTGAGCTGA
- a CDS encoding GNAT family N-acetyltransferase, whose translation MSNIAVTTWSLEQTAPSDLRPAAAPEGGDLRVVRAEVPSPEFSRFLYASVGGDILWTDRLSWTYARWQEVLGRPGTETWVAYEKGTPAGYVELEAQDDGVVEIVYFGLIPAFRGRRIGGHLLSYGVARAWDLAERWPDRTPTKRVWLHTCSKDGEHAMANYERRGFRLFDTKVEEEPEVATPGPWPGA comes from the coding sequence ATGAGCAACATCGCTGTGACCACCTGGTCCCTGGAGCAGACCGCTCCCTCCGACCTCCGGCCGGCCGCCGCACCCGAGGGCGGCGACCTCCGCGTCGTCCGCGCCGAGGTGCCCTCGCCGGAGTTCAGCCGCTTCCTGTACGCCTCCGTCGGGGGCGACATCCTCTGGACCGACCGGCTGAGCTGGACATACGCGCGCTGGCAGGAAGTCCTGGGACGTCCGGGCACCGAGACATGGGTGGCGTACGAGAAGGGGACTCCGGCCGGTTACGTCGAGCTGGAGGCGCAGGACGACGGCGTCGTCGAGATCGTCTACTTCGGCCTGATCCCCGCCTTCCGGGGCCGCCGCATCGGCGGCCACCTCCTCTCTTACGGAGTGGCCCGCGCCTGGGACCTGGCCGAGCGGTGGCCGGACCGCACGCCGACGAAGCGGGTCTGGCTGCACACGTGCAGCAAGGACGGTGAGCATGCGATGGCCAACTACGAGCGGCGCGGGTTCCGCCTCTTCGACACGAAGGTCGAGGAGGAGCCCGAGGTGGCCACGCCGGGGCCGTGGCCCGGGGCGTAG
- a CDS encoding M36 family metallopeptidase, producing the protein MPRRTTRRTPRGLLATAITTVALATLAAPASATTAPQAAVGPQGRIFMVNPVQSSGDQTLTDTKDSPTAVPASAYTLAALRNLDASGGLSGKWVTVRSNTGGAASVADAGTYDRQDDQFEQVMAYFWVNEAQEYLQSLGFGSELPGANDRAQPVRIDQWGADNSFFTDKKAEIRFGKGGVDDAEDAEVVVHEYGHAVHNAQVPGFGTSEEAGSIGEAWGDYLAASVGAYADAKYGWPHKTDLACIADWDSVSYTATAPHCLRRLDTGKTYADKVGEVHADGEIWSQALFDIRGALGARTADRVIVNAQFGFAPDTSFKDAALTTVATAQKMYGKSAADAVREAFQARGIPGV; encoded by the coding sequence ATGCCCCGCAGGACAACGCGCCGCACACCCCGCGGTCTCCTCGCCACGGCCATCACCACCGTGGCCCTCGCGACCCTCGCCGCCCCGGCCTCCGCCACGACCGCTCCGCAGGCCGCCGTCGGCCCACAGGGCCGGATCTTCATGGTCAACCCCGTCCAGTCGTCCGGCGACCAGACCCTCACCGACACCAAGGACTCGCCGACCGCGGTGCCCGCCTCCGCCTACACCCTCGCCGCGCTGAGGAACCTCGACGCGAGCGGCGGCCTCTCGGGCAAGTGGGTCACCGTGAGATCGAACACCGGCGGCGCCGCCTCGGTCGCCGACGCCGGCACGTACGACCGTCAGGACGACCAGTTCGAGCAGGTCATGGCCTACTTCTGGGTCAACGAGGCACAGGAGTACCTGCAGAGCCTCGGCTTCGGCAGCGAGCTGCCCGGCGCCAACGACCGCGCGCAGCCGGTCCGCATCGACCAGTGGGGCGCCGATAACTCCTTCTTCACCGACAAGAAGGCCGAGATCCGCTTCGGCAAGGGCGGCGTCGACGACGCCGAGGACGCCGAGGTCGTCGTCCACGAGTACGGGCACGCCGTGCACAACGCGCAGGTCCCCGGGTTCGGCACCTCCGAGGAGGCCGGGTCCATCGGCGAGGCGTGGGGCGACTACCTCGCGGCCTCCGTCGGCGCCTACGCGGACGCCAAGTACGGCTGGCCGCACAAGACCGACCTCGCCTGTATCGCGGACTGGGACTCCGTCTCGTACACGGCCACCGCGCCGCACTGCCTGCGCCGCCTCGACACCGGCAAGACGTACGCCGACAAGGTGGGAGAGGTGCACGCGGACGGTGAGATCTGGTCCCAGGCGCTCTTCGACATCAGGGGTGCGCTCGGCGCGCGGACGGCGGACCGTGTCATCGTCAACGCGCAGTTCGGCTTCGCGCCCGACACCAGCTTCAAGGACGCGGCGCTGACGACGGTCGCGACGGCGCAGAAGATGTACGGCAAGAGCGCGGCGGACGCCGTGCGTGAGGCGTTCCAGGCCCGCGGCATCCCCGGGGTGTGA